The nucleotide window TGTATCCATCTAGACCATTAATTGCTGTGGTGACATCGAAACCAGCCTTGGTTAACGCATTCTCCAGTTGGGTCGCGACTTTGGCGTTATCTTCAACCAACAGAACTTGCATTGTCATAATTCTTCCTTACTACAGCTTTAGAGAAACTTGTATGGGTTACAAGTAGGTAAACCAACCCATTAACATTGGCAATAATGGCATTGCAACCAAAGTTAATAGAGCAGCAAAAAGGTGGCGCTTCGAAGAAGCTTCTTTAAAGTTATCATGTGACATTATATCGGTCTCCCTAAAAAAATCTGGCGGGATAATACACGATCAATTTAAACTTTGATATAGATCAAGATAATTATTTTTCGATCTAGCAACTAAATTGCTTTTTTAAACAATTTTATTTACAAGCATGAGTTTTGATTAACATTTTTTTAAAAAGTTCAGCGTTAAAAGCAATAATTTTCATAAAAAAAAGCAGCGCCTTTGAACGCCTTAATTTACTTGATTTTGAGCTGATATTTGCATGATATTTGAGAAGTTCTTGAGTGGTTAAAATTTAAACAACCAACATTCTAAAAAGATATTATTGTCATTTTTAGCGTTGTCGTTTTTAGCAATGGTAATTGAAAAAAACCCAAGCGAGACACTGAAACAACAATACGATTAAAAAGGATCTAGGTTATCGATAAAAAGTTCTGTATATAAGTCATAAAAAAAGCCAGCGAATGCTGGCTTTTAAATATTTGACCGAAGCCAAATGTATTAGGCGTTACTCACCGCATTTGCCTTCACCGCATTTGCTTTTTTTCTTGCCTTCACCACATTTGCCTTCGCCACATTTACCTTTTTTGCCTTCCTTGCCTTCGCCGCACTTACCTTCGCCGCATTTACCTTTTTTGCCTTCCTTGCCTTCGCCGCATTTACCTTCGCCGCACTTACCTTTTTTGCCTTCGCCGCACTTACCTTCGCCGCACTTGCCTTTTTCTTTCTCTTTTTCGTCACCGTCGAATTCAGCTGAAGCTACAACACTTTGACTATCAAACGGATTAACATCAGCCTTGGCAGGCATGCTTGCAAAAACCGTTAACATCAGAGCGCTTAAGGCCGCTGTGAAAAAATAATTTTTAAATACTTTCATAGTTGTCTTCCTAAATATTATTTGATTACTTACTACCATAAACACTCAGTCCAGGTCGTGGCCCGATTGCTTATTTTCGAGCAAATCAGGTATCCCATACAGACCAAGGTTACAGTTAAATAATTTCACTAGTTTGAGAATTTAGCAAGTTTTTAACAAAAACAAATACTAAGGTCACATATCCACACTACGAAAAAGGCCATTATTTTGATCAATAAAAAGCATTATTTATTCGTCAATAATCGAGTTAACAAATGCCTTTATCGACATTAACCGCGCCTCGCTGCTGCATATTGAGACTTCACTTTGTCTGTACAATCGATCACGCCACTGGTTGTTAACTGCAAAATCACATCGGCTTGCATTATGGTTTCTAATCGATGCGCAACAATAATTCGGGTCATCGATAATGCGTTAATCGCCTGATTTACATAAAATTCATTATTGCTATCAAGGTGTGAGGTGGCTTCATCCAAAAACAATATCTCAGGCTGTTGGTACAAAGCTCTGGCCAATAATAACCGCTGTTTTTGCCCTCCGGATAAGTTGCTGCCCATTTCACCAATCAAACTGTTTACCCCCATCGGCATGCTTTTGATATCTTGACTCAATTGCGCCTGCTCTATGACATTGGCCAGTTTTTGTCTATCAACTTGTTCGGCAAAGAAACTGATGTTGTCGATAAGACTGCCGCTGATCAACTGGTCATCTTGCAAGACGGCAGAAAGCTTACGCCGATATTGGCCTAGACCATATTGATTGATCTCATGCTCATAAAAACACACCCTCCCCTGTGTTGCCGCTTGCAACCCCATCAGAACTTTTAGCAGCGAGGTTTTACCCGAGCCTGATGCGCCAATAATTGCCACCACTTGCCCTGGCGTTACCGAAAACGACACGTTCTTAAATAACCACGGCTCTTTATCATGATAACGAAAAGCGAGATCCTCGATACGCAATATCGCTGCCTGAGTTTTAAGCGTGCTGCTTGAGCTGGTTGGATTGATTGGGCTTGTATCTTTGACTGGATTGACTGGATTGACTGGATTGATTGGTCGCATAGGCGGATGCATTACCACATTAACTGAACTAACGGCATTAACTGCATTAACTGGGTTTTGATTATCAAAGTGAGGCTCTTTATCTGTTAGCGCAATATCGGCTATGCGTGATAAATGCAGAGTCAGCATTTTCATATCAATAAGTCGTTCAATGAGATTGATAAGTTTGCTGATCAATTGTCGTTTATAGGCAATAAATGCGGTCAACATACCGATGCTAAGATCGCCTGCCATAACCAAGGTCGCCGCTATATAGATAACCAACAAATTTTCCGCGGCAAAGATGACATCATGCAGCCAATTAAAATGAATGCGCAGCTTGCCCAGCTTTATGGATAAGTTGATTTGTTTTACCAAACTTTGCTGCCACACCTGTTGGCGTTGATGCTCACATTGTCTGTGCTTTATGGTTTCAATGGCGCGTACGTTTTCCATAAAACGGCTTTGTTGTTTGGCTCCTGCAACCAACTGTTGTTCGTTAAGTTGTTTGAGTGGTTTATAGCAAAGACTGCGCATAATGGCATACACGCTGACCGCAACCATCACGATCATGGTTAGCTTGACGCTATACAGACACATCATCACCAGCACGACAATTACCATTAATCCATCAACGATGGCTTCTACTAAACCATTACTGAGTAATTGCCGTACCGAGTCCATCGAACCGAACCGCGAAACAATATCGCCCATGTGCCGTCGTTGAAAAAAGGCCAACGGTAATCGTAACAAGTGATGGCATAGCTGACTGGCCATCTGTAGGTTCAGCACATTTGAACAATGTAAGATAACAAAAGAGCGTAACGCTTTGCTGACCAATTCAAACAGTGCCAACAAAGCAAAGCCTAGTGCGAGGATCATCAGTAAGTCACTATCGCCATTCACCACCACATCATCGATGACTAACTGCAAATAGTAAGGTGTGGCAATCGCGAACAGTTGCAGCATCACACTAAGCGCTAATACCTTAAACGCCGTTGGCCATAAGCCAACGATGTGTCGAGCAAAGTCGCTGATGCGCAGTGATTGCTTTGCTCTTGCTTTAACAAAGCCTTCGTTAGGGATAAGCTCAACCGCGACACCGGTAAAGTGCTCACCACATTCGCTTAACGACAATGTTTTTTCACCCAGCGCAGGATCGTGAATTACTATCCTTTTACCTTTGCATGATTTGAGCACTACAAAGTGGTTTAGATCCCAGTGCAATATACACGGTGTGGTTAGCTTGGTTAGATCCGATAACGCCAACTTTAATGGGCGGCTGTTCAATTTAATGCCATCAGCGATATCGATGACATGAGCTAATGTGGCACCGCGACTGGAAATCGCAAACTGGTGTCGCAAATAAGCTAAATCTGTTTTAAAACCATGAAAGCTGGCAACCATGGCAAGACAGGCTAATGCGCACTCGCTCGCCTCGGTTTGCAAAATAACCGGTAATTTCTGACCTCTAAAAAACTCTAGCCCCGCGTTAAACACGCCGGCCTTGTTTAAGTGCTGGTTTTCGCGCTGCTTTTGCTGCTGCTTTTGCTGCTGATTTTGCTGCTGATTTTTATGACTATTTTCATGATTAGGTATTGCGCTTTCACTCGACATCCTTGCCTCTTATCCTTTGTTATTTATTATTTGTTGCTTATTTTCTGCAGCTTATTAGCCGTTAATTACCGCTTTGCTTCTCTGCGCAGCGCCATCAGATGCGCCCTTTAAGGCTATATATAGGCTCTAAAAGCCAATCCAATAAGGAACGTTTATCTACTTCAATATCCGCTTGCAGCAACATACCGGGCGACAGTGTTATCGCCTTACCGTAGGCTTGTACCGATTGCGACTCAAGAGCAACGGTGACTTTATAAACCGGCTCATTAATTGCTATTGGCATATGGCTATCTGCTTTGGTTAGTACGGCATTGCCAAGTTTACGCACCCTGCCTTGATAGCTGCCGAACTGTTGGTACGGGAAGGCTTGATACTTGAGCTTGGCGACCTGCCCTTGATTGATAAAACCGAAACCACGGGTTGGTACCAATAATACCGCTTCCATTTGCGAGTTTTCAGGGACAATGGTTAGCAATGAGCTGCCTGCAACGACGCTTTGCCCTACCTTGTATTTAAGGTTGGTCACTTGGCCACTAATTTGGGCGACCACAGTATACTGATATTGAAATTTGGCATTACTGAGTTGGCGCTGCAGTTGTTGCTGCTGTTGTAAAAGCGCATGAACATCTGAGGCATGCTGATACTCAAGTTGCTGTAATTGCTGAGACGCTTGTTGCTGTTCGGAGTCGGTCTGTAACTGCAATTGCTCTAACTCGTACGCCTGTTGCTGCAATAATAAAACACTTTGCTGTAAGCGAACCACTTGCTCATCGGCAATGTGACCTTGCGCCAACAATTGTTTGCCGTTTTGAAATTGTCGTTGCGCCAAGGTAATACGCTGCTGTAATGCCGAGTATTGTTTGTCGATAGTGCCGCGTAAGCTTGCCGTTTGTTGTTGCTTTATGTGCAAGCTTTGCTTAGATGTTTTATAACGTTGCTGTTGATTATTCCGTTCGGCATCAAGTTGGCTAATTTGGTTTTGTATTGCTTCTATCTGACCAATGTTGGCATCTTGCAATACCTCATTTGCACTGCCATTGCTAATACCGCCACTGCTAACGCCAATAGCTTGCGCGCTCAAGCGTTTTTGCTCAACAACAAATAACACATCGCCGGCGTTAACCTTGTCTCCCTCTTTTACCGTGACGTGACTGACGGTGCCAGCATGCTCAGCAAAACTTTCTACCAAGCCCTGTGTCGGCTGCAGATAACCATAGACACGGGTCTTGCGAGTATATTCCTGGCTTATTAAAAACATCACTAAGGTTAATAACAACAAAGCAAACAATATTGTCAGTAAGGTAAAGCCAATGGGTTGTTTGACGATGATCTCGCCATCAAGCGATAGGGTTTTATCAACAACTTGTCGACGAAATAAGCCAGAGTCACGAGCGCTACTAGAATCTTTAGGTTCGTTTCGTGCAACATTATTTTGAGAGGGTTGCGCGTTCGGCGTTAAGCGCTTTGGCGTGTTGTCGACCATCATTCATCCTTGAATACTCGATAGTGATTGGGTTTACTATTGCTGTGCAAGTTGCGAGCTACAACATTCGTAACGCTACTTTCGTAACGCTACTTTCATGGCAAAACGTTAAATTTAAAGGCAGAGGTTCCAATCCATGGACGTTTATTAACCTTTAGTTTTGATAAAGCTTTGAGCCTTAGTATTAAATACCTTGAGCTTGAATACTAATTAGGGTTCATCCTGTATTAAGCTTGTTCGATTAGTGAGGTTTATACAAAAATACCGTTAATGCCAATACCGTGCTCAAGGTAAAGGTTGCTAACGGAACCAATGAGCTGCTGTCGGTTGCCAACCAGGCAGTATTTGTTACTAACCAGCATGAAACCGCTGCGCCTGCGGCAAACTGCATTCGTTTTTGCTGAATTTTTGAAAATTGCATTTCAACGTTTTCCTTATGTATGTGTGTCTTTTGACACATAACTGCCACCTGTTGTTATGCGGGTTTGTTTTAATGGAATAATCTGTTCAGTTTTCTGCTGATAAAGATTATTTACGTTGGCTGGTAAGCAAGCATGTCTTAGCGCAAAACATCCTAAAAGTTACTCTACCGGTCCACCCATTTTTATATGGCTTATTAACCAAGTGTATATTCAAGCCTAGATCTGAACTGCTAATTGTCAAACTGAATTGGTTTAATTTTTTATGAAATATTTAAGACCGTTATCTAAGTCGTTCTGACGGTGGTTACAACACGCGTTGTCAATTGGGCTGTGTACGCCATTACCGCTTGATATTGACTCATGACAACTGATTAGGGTGTCACTCTGACACTATTTACGTTTTGATTACACAGCCTAAAAAACAACATTTTATAAAAAATATAATTGAATCAATTCAACGACTTAAATAACAAAAACATCTTATTGCACAATTTTTCAATTTGCTTTTCAATTAATAAATTCTTACATTTTCCATAGGCAATGTGCATCATTGTCAAACAACAAAAATACTAAATTCAAGGACGAGTATGATGATGACAGGATGTTTTCAGTTAACAAACCTAAGCCATAAGCCCACCGCAAAAGCCCCCTCTGTTTGCGACGCAAACCTGCTTATGAAGTTGCAGTTATATAAGCCCTATATGTCAGATGAATCGATAACAAATCTGTAATAAACCAACCACCCAAATTAAAAGAATTTTGTCTGTCGTTTTACCCCTTTTCGAACGACAGCAAAATGAAAGTTAATGGATTAACTTTCACAGGAAGCCCTCAAAGGATTGAGCAATTGCAGGATGCATTGTGTACATGGATGTAGCCAAGGAGTGGCAAAAATCTTCACCGAGTAATCAGGTGAAGTAACGAGCATGATTGGGTCTGCTGTCTTACGGATAATCCCTAACCAGTAAGCAGCAGTGCCCGGTCATGTGAGATCGGCACAGATGTTTCGCAAGTTATGGACAGACAAGCGAAACACACGAGCGGAGCGACGTACAGTATGATGCCCTTTCATTCTGGGTTACAGGACGTAACGATGAATGACCAGAACGTTGTACTGATGCTCTACCGATCTTTTTATCTGTCTATATAGCTGTATAGGCGCTATAAACGAGGAGTAAGCATGCCCAGAAAACCGAGACATTATCTAGCCAATGTGCCGCATTATATTTTGCTGTCAGGTCATAACAAGCAGGCGATATTTTTTAACGAGCAAGACTATCAACAATTTTGTCAGTATTTGAGTATGATGATGCGCAAATACCACATCGCCATTCATGCCTACACTTTACTCGATAATCAGGTGCATTTATTACTTAGCGCCAGTGATGAAGAAGCGATACCGCGGGCGATTCAATACCTCAATAGCTGTTATGTAAAATACGTTAACCGCTGCTATGAGCGCAGTGGTACCTTGTTTCAAGGGCGACACAAAGCCAGTATCGTTGACCCAGATGGCTACCTAATCGCCTGTATGGCGTATATCGAGACTCTTTATGGTCGTACTTGCTCAGAGGCAAACGATGCTCATACTTACCCTTATTGCAGTTACAGTGCCAACGGCTGCCTAGAGCAAGAGCAAGAGCAACAACCTAGCATAGAGCCACAAATCGCAGAGCTTATTGCCGAAATCATCACACCGCACCCAAATTACCTGCGTCTGGGCACTGATAAACTCAATCGACAACAATATTATCAGCAGTTATGTATCGACGAAGTTGATGAACCAACCATTAAGTTTATCGAAGACAATCTGAAGATTAACTTCCCGATTGCTAGCCCATATTTTATTCGCAACCTGAGCTTTGAAACCCAATTGTTGTTTTCACATAGCAAACGAGGTCGACCACGAAAACAGAAAAAGTCACTGTTTGGTTTTATGTTAAGCGCCAGAAACCCGCTTTTATAGTAAGCGGTAAAAATCGCTAGTAAGCGTTAATAACGTCATAAACATAAGAAACAAGCACATACAAAAAAGGCAGCGTCAGCTGCCTTTTCTATGATTATCTAACGCAATGCTATTCGAGGATATCTCGTAAGAATTGCTCAAACTCGCCATTCACTTCAGGGTGGCGTAAGCCATAAACCACATTGGCTTTCATGTAGCCAATTTTTGAGCCACAATCGTGCGACTTACCGGTCATATGAAACGCTTCTACTGGCTCGACTTTCATCAAACTGGCAATGGCATCGGTTAATTGAATTTCATCACCAGCGCCTGGTGGGGTAAATTCCAATAACGACCAGATCTCTTTTGACAACACATAGCGCCCAACGACGGCTAAATTCGATGGTGCATCTTCTAATGCTGGCTTTTCTACAATTGCAGTCATCGCATGTGATTGCCCCGGCTCGATGTCTTCGCCACCACAATCTACCACACCATAGCTGCTTACCAATTCTTGTGGTACTGGCTCTACCATAATCTGACTGGCGCCTGTGTCTTTAAATTTACTCAGCATGGCGGCTAAGTTTTCTGTTTTTGGATCGCTGGCTACGTCATCAATTAACACATCGGGTAAGACAACCACAAATGGCTCTTCACCAACAATTGGGCGCGCTTTTAATACCGCATGACCAAGGCCTTTGGCTTCCCCTTGGCGTACATGCATAATGGTGACATCTTTTGGGCAAATTGCCTGCACTTCATCCAATAACTGACGTTTTACCCGCTTCTCAAGGGTGGTTTCTAATTCAAACTGTTTATCAAAGTGGTTTTCGATAGCGTTTTTAGAGGAATGCGTCACTAATACGATTTCTTTGATCCCGGCGGCGATACACTCGTTAACGATGTATTGAATTAGCGGTTTATCAACCACAGGTAGCATTTCTTTGGGAATGGCTTTAGTCGCTGGTAACATGCGGGTACCAAGGCCAGCAACAGGAATAACGGCTTTTTTAATAGATGAGAATGGCTGAGTTACAGACAAAACGTATTTCCTTTTGTTTTTCTTTTTCTAACGTGTATTAATTATCTTTCAGTATAGACACTAAAATAAAAGTGTCTTTAAAACGCTGTTTGATTGTTTCACAGTACTGTGACACTTATATTATGCCCTGACAAATGAAATTATTTAACCCCAAACCTGCAATAAAACGCCGTTAACAACGCCTGTTTATCTACCTTTTCTGCTGCGCCCTATTGTTCAGACATTGTCCGTTATGACATAAACATAGATTTATTTGTGTGCTTTGCTAAGCTGTATTTAATCGTTTAATAATAATAACTTAACGCTAATTATTGTATTTGATGAGTATGGATATTCACTTTGATCATCATGGCGCTGTCGAAGGTGTCACAGGCTCTTGCCATCAGCTCACCGCGACCTTGGGAAAACATCAGCTGTCCTACTTGGTCGATTGCGGCCTTTTTCAAGGCGCTGAAATCCAACAGAAACAAAATAAATCACGCCAAGCCAATACAAATTCCGATGATATTTTGCCAGGCCACTTAGCAATAGAATTTAACGTTGATAACATTGACGCCCTAATAGTGACCCATTGCCATATCGACCACGTTGGCCGAATACCCTATTTATTAGCCGCCGGTTTTAAAGGCGCTATTTTCTGCTCTACCGCCAGCGCCACACTGCTGCCCTTGGTGTTAAAAGATGCGCTAAAAGTTGGCGCAATTTCAAATCAACGCTTAATTGATAAAGTCATGCAACGGCTTAATGAGCAAATCGTTGCGGTAGATTATGGCCAACGTGTTGAATTACCCGGTAGCAACGAAACACTAACGGCACGATTAACCATGCAACCTGCTGGTCATATATTGGGATCAGCCTATGCTGAAATTCAATGCTGTGGTCGGCCATTACAAACTGAGCAGTCTGAGAATTCAACAACACAACCGCTACAGCCGATGCAGCAAACCATCGTTTTCTCTGGTGATTTAGGCGCTAGCAATACGCCGTTATTGCCTGAGCCAAGATCACCTAAAACCTGTGATACTTTGATCATTGAATCGACATACGGCGATAAAAACCATCAAGGTAGAGCGCATCGCCGCAGCACCTTAGAAAACGTATTACGCAAGGCGCTAGCCGATAACGGCATGGTACTTATTCCAGCGTTCAGCATTGGTCGCACGCAAGAATTAATGTACGAGATTGAAGACATATTGCATCGCAATCATCAGCAGTTAAACGCTGACAAACAGCTCGGCAATCGCAAAGATGACGCCTTGGCACAATTACTTGATCGCATTGATATCATCGTTGACTCGCCTTTAGCGGCAAAATTTACTGAGCATTATCGAGGCTTGAAACAGCTTTGGGATGATGAAGCAAAACACAAAGTAGATAGCGGTAGGCACCCACTGTCATTTGAGCAACTAAGCACCATTATTGACCATCAACAGCATATCCAAACCATTGATTATTTGCAAAAAACACAAAAGCCAGCCATCGTCATTGCCGCATCGGGCATGTGCACCGGCGGCCGTATCCTCAATTATATGAAGGCATTTTTATCTGATGCTAAAACCGATGTGTTGTTTGTCGGCTATCAAGCAAAAGGCACCTTAGGTAGACGGTTGCAACAATTAGTTCAACACCAAAATAGGCAAAAAAACTTAAAACATCGCACAGTTGATATTGATGGCGAGCAAATAAACGTGAATGCCGTCATCCATTCATTAAGTGGTTACAGCGCTCATGCGGATCAAAACGATTTGCTCAATTTCATTCAAGGTATAAAGCCGTCACCCAAGCAAATTCGAATTGTCCATGGCGACACAGATGCAAAGGCAATTTTAGCGGATAAATTGCAAACCTTATTGCCAACATCACAAATCGTCATACCAAACCAATAAAGGATGCTAATAGACTGAATAGAAAAGAAAATACGGGAAAGTTACATTGCCAAAGCAATTACATAACTTTCTGATACAAATCAAAATAATTTTATAAAAACCTATTATGCTTAAGGCATGATAATGAAAATATTGATCGGGGAAATTTATGGATAAAATACTGGTCATCGCCGACCCAGATTTTGAACAGACCACGGCCATCGAGCAGGCAGATAATATCGCCAAAGCGATGGGCGCTAATTTGCACGTCGTATATTTCTATTATGAAGATTTACGAGGCCTTGGAGCCAAGGGTTCAGCCCTTAGAGACAGCCTGTTATCGCGATTAGAAGACAAAGCCAATGATCAGCTGGCTGAGATCTGCGACAACAATCAATATACCTACGAAGTCGTCTGGCAAAAACACATTGCCAACTGGGTAAATAAATACGTCGACCAACACGACGTTGCTATGGTGGTTAAAACAGGTCATCGCAGCGAGTCAATGTTCTACACCCCTACCGATTGGCATTTGCTGAGAGAAACACAAGCGCCTGTGCTTATTGTTAGTGAGGAGCAATGGCATAAAACTCATGACATATTGGCTTGTGTTGATTTACAAACTCAATTACCAGACAAGCAACAGCTGAATCACGATATTTTGCTGCAAGCATGCGAGTTAGCGCAAATGCTCGACGTGAATGTGCAGGTATTATACACACCGTTGTTCTCCACGTTTTTGCGCGATTTAGGCATTCAGTATAAAGATGAAGTGGAAGCTCATGCAAAAGACACATTAATGAACGCCATTGGTGAATTATCGGCAAAATATAATATTCCTGGTGAGCATTTTCACGTTCATGCAGGTAAGCCAGAATTGGTGATCCCATCAACCGCCGGTGAACTGCATTGCCAGATCGTCGTGTTAGGTACCGTTGGCAGGAAAGGCTTAAAACAAAAGCTACTGGGCAATACCGCAGAACAAATATTAAGCCGCTTAAAGACCAACGTACTGGCATTAAAACCTTAAGCGTTTAGATAACACTAATTTAGCCTAGCCTGCTTGGATTGCACTGATACTTACCACGTAATCTAATTCGGTAACGAAGCTAGGCAGCACAACAACCATTGTTATGATACCGCACGCGGATATCAGATGTTTTCATTGACCTTAGGTTAACGCATTATGAAAAACAGCATTCTAGTAATCTCTGACCAACAAGAACAAAATTATACCGCCATTAAACAAGCCGCTGAATTGGCTAAGGCGTATGATTGTGATCTGCACATCGTCAACTTTTGTTATGAGTACTTACGCGGTGTTGCCGACGTCGAGCAAGCCAAAACCCAAATAGTACAGCGATTGCATGAGCTTAATGCCCACAAACTGGTCAATACTTTACAAGGTTTGTGTGACTACGAATTTGAAACCATTTGGGCAAAAAACATCGCTGTATGGGTCAACGAATACGTTGCACAATTTAACCCCTTTATGGTGGTAAAAACAGGTCACCGCAGCGAAGCTCTGTTATATACTCCAAGTGATTGGCACTTGCTCAGAGAAGTCAAAGCGCCGGTGATGATTGCATGCGATCACAAATGGCACAAGGCTCGCCATGTATTAGCCTGTATCGATCTAGATACCGAGCTGGAAGACAAAAAACGGCTCAATAAAAAGGTGCTAGAAAACGCCAGTATTATGGCCAAACATATCGGCGCAGAGTTGCACGCTGTTTACGCGATTGGCTATCCAAGCATACTTGCAACGGTAGGTTTATTGGATAAAAAAGAAATCGTTGCCGAACGCCAACTAGAGCTTGCCGACCGCCTCGCCTTGCTGCGCAGCAACTATGACATCAAACAAGAAAACCTGCACATCAAAGCCGGTGACATCAGCAAAGTGATTACCTCTGTCGCTGCCGATTGCAAAGCCTCTATGGTTGTTGTTGGCACTGTTGGCAGAACAGGACTTGAGCAAAAGCTTATCGGCAATACCGCTGAACGCATTATGCACCTGTGTAAAACTGACTTGTTGGCGTTAAAGCCTTAGTAAGTTAAAAATCACAAGGTATAAGGCATAAGATTTACGCGATAATAATGTTAAACATCATGCTTTCATAGGTGAGTCGGTACGATACCCCTTGGATAATTCAGAGCGTTGATCATTTATGATGGCGGTTTGTATCACTGCCATCAGTATCGCTTTGCATATAACCTGTATGAAGCTGTAAATGGCGACAGCAGCAATTATTGCCGTACCGTATACACTCCCCGTCATTATTAACGTCAAAACAGTAAGCACCAACACCAAAAGGATGTGTCTTTCGATACCACTTTTTATCGCGTAGTTATCACTGTTTTTGCTTACCACTATTTTTTCGTTAATAAAATGCTTTACGCTAATCGAACCTTCATCTTCAGACAGGGAACAATTTAACCCTGCATTTTGTAATATCGTATATAAATTCTTCACAGCTTTCCCTTAAACTCTTTCTATTTAAGGTTAGCGAAAAAAACAACGAATACAATCACCTATCGAGTAGATGTTTGATTAATAAAAGTACCAGAATAAGCTATTTGACTGCGACACAATTCTTTCTTATCGATCGTCATTCCGTGCTACGACACGGAATCTTTAGAGCAACATCCTAAGTAACTAAGATCCCGATTTTCATCGGGATGACGAACTTGAGTATGTGATGAAGATAAAGGAATACCTAACATTTAGGTTTTCATCAGAATGACGGTTAAAATCAGGTGCAATCAAGCAACAAGGTGTCTTTTACAAATGCTCTACGTACCATGGCATTGCCTGAGCCAGGCCTTGGTGGATATTGTGTGTTGGTTGGTAACCTAAGAGTTCGCGGGCTTTGCTGATATCTGCTTGTGAGTGACGTACATCACCTGCTCTAAAGTCTTTCATATTGGCGTCATTAGGGTAGTTAACACCACATGGTGATAGGTTTTCTTTAATGGCATTAAATAATTGATTTAACGAGGTTCTATCGCCAACGGCGACATTATAGACTTCATTTTTTGCTTCATCGGCTGCAACCGCTGCCAAGATATTGGCTTGCACTGCATTATCGATATAACAAAAGTCTCTGGAAGTCTCGCCATCACCGTAGATATCTACGGTGTTCCCCTCTATCATCGCTGCAGTCCATTTGGGAATAACAGCAGCGTAGGCGCCATTAGGATCTTGACGTCGACCAAAGACATTAAAATAGCGCAAGCCTATGGCATTAAATTGGTACGCTCTTGCAAAGACATCAGCGTATAACTCATTGACGTATTTAGTCACTGCATAAGGTGATAAAGGGTTGCCTATGTTTGCCTCCACCTTTGGTAGCGCTGGATGGTCTCCATAGGTTGAACTTGACGCTGCATACGTAAAGCTTTGCACTTTGGCTTCTTT belongs to Thalassotalea sp. HSM 43 and includes:
- a CDS encoding peptidase domain-containing ABC transporter, whose protein sequence is MSSESAIPNHENSHKNQQQNQQQKQQQKQRENQHLNKAGVFNAGLEFFRGQKLPVILQTEASECALACLAMVASFHGFKTDLAYLRHQFAISSRGATLAHVIDIADGIKLNSRPLKLALSDLTKLTTPCILHWDLNHFVVLKSCKGKRIVIHDPALGEKTLSLSECGEHFTGVAVELIPNEGFVKARAKQSLRISDFARHIVGLWPTAFKVLALSVMLQLFAIATPYYLQLVIDDVVVNGDSDLLMILALGFALLALFELVSKALRSFVILHCSNVLNLQMASQLCHHLLRLPLAFFQRRHMGDIVSRFGSMDSVRQLLSNGLVEAIVDGLMVIVVLVMMCLYSVKLTMIVMVAVSVYAIMRSLCYKPLKQLNEQQLVAGAKQQSRFMENVRAIETIKHRQCEHQRQQVWQQSLVKQINLSIKLGKLRIHFNWLHDVIFAAENLLVIYIAATLVMAGDLSIGMLTAFIAYKRQLISKLINLIERLIDMKMLTLHLSRIADIALTDKEPHFDNQNPVNAVNAVSSVNVVMHPPMRPINPVNPVNPVKDTSPINPTSSSSTLKTQAAILRIEDLAFRYHDKEPWLFKNVSFSVTPGQVVAIIGASGSGKTSLLKVLMGLQAATQGRVCFYEHEINQYGLGQYRRKLSAVLQDDQLISGSLIDNISFFAEQVDRQKLANVIEQAQLSQDIKSMPMGVNSLIGEMGSNLSGGQKQRLLLARALYQQPEILFLDEATSHLDSNNEFYVNQAINALSMTRIIVAHRLETIMQADVILQLTTSGVIDCTDKVKSQYAAARRG
- a CDS encoding HlyD family efflux transporter periplasmic adaptor subunit, producing the protein MMVDNTPKRLTPNAQPSQNNVARNEPKDSSSARDSGLFRRQVVDKTLSLDGEIIVKQPIGFTLLTILFALLLLTLVMFLISQEYTRKTRVYGYLQPTQGLVESFAEHAGTVSHVTVKEGDKVNAGDVLFVVEQKRLSAQAIGVSSGGISNGSANEVLQDANIGQIEAIQNQISQLDAERNNQQQRYKTSKQSLHIKQQQTASLRGTIDKQYSALQQRITLAQRQFQNGKQLLAQGHIADEQVVRLQQSVLLLQQQAYELEQLQLQTDSEQQQASQQLQQLEYQHASDVHALLQQQQQLQRQLSNAKFQYQYTVVAQISGQVTNLKYKVGQSVVAGSSLLTIVPENSQMEAVLLVPTRGFGFINQGQVAKLKYQAFPYQQFGSYQGRVRKLGNAVLTKADSHMPIAINEPVYKVTVALESQSVQAYGKAITLSPGMLLQADIEVDKRSLLDWLLEPIYSLKGRI
- a CDS encoding transposase, encoding MPRKPRHYLANVPHYILLSGHNKQAIFFNEQDYQQFCQYLSMMMRKYHIAIHAYTLLDNQVHLLLSASDEEAIPRAIQYLNSCYVKYVNRCYERSGTLFQGRHKASIVDPDGYLIACMAYIETLYGRTCSEANDAHTYPYCSYSANGCLEQEQEQQPSIEPQIAELIAEIITPHPNYLRLGTDKLNRQQYYQQLCIDEVDEPTIKFIEDNLKINFPIASPYFIRNLSFETQLLFSHSKRGRPRKQKKSLFGFMLSARNPLL
- the galU gene encoding UTP--glucose-1-phosphate uridylyltransferase GalU, whose translation is MSVTQPFSSIKKAVIPVAGLGTRMLPATKAIPKEMLPVVDKPLIQYIVNECIAAGIKEIVLVTHSSKNAIENHFDKQFELETTLEKRVKRQLLDEVQAICPKDVTIMHVRQGEAKGLGHAVLKARPIVGEEPFVVVLPDVLIDDVASDPKTENLAAMLSKFKDTGASQIMVEPVPQELVSSYGVVDCGGEDIEPGQSHAMTAIVEKPALEDAPSNLAVVGRYVLSKEIWSLLEFTPPGAGDEIQLTDAIASLMKVEPVEAFHMTGKSHDCGSKIGYMKANVVYGLRHPEVNGEFEQFLRDILE